The following is a genomic window from Antechinus flavipes isolate AdamAnt ecotype Samford, QLD, Australia chromosome 3, AdamAnt_v2, whole genome shotgun sequence.
CCTGTGAGTCTTTGAAGGTTGGGTGAGGATGGGCCTGAGGAGACACTCCTTGGAGGAGTTAGTATGGCACAATGGAAACTGTGTTTAAAGAAGTCTTGGGTTCCATTCTTTGCTCcacttcatctatgaaatgggttGATGGCACCAGAGAGTTGGCCTGGATAATCCCAAAGGACCCCTCCAGCTTTTAACTCCTATGACCTAGAAGTCTATTGGGACCGTCCCACCGAACCCTCAGATTCTGAGACCGTGTCCAGACAATGCCCCTGACCCTCCTGGCCACTGAGGGGACTTACCTTCTGAGAAACCACATATTGAGCCAGAGAATCCCAATCATCGGAAAGCTGCCCCTGACATGGCGGCAACGGGGTAGCAGAGAAATGGCAGCGATAGACCAGTGTGGCCAGCTCTGGGCTCGGAACTAGGAAAGCTCGGTTTGAATGTTCCTGATACTAAATTATGGGATTCTGAGCACAACATTTAATctctccatgcctcagtttccagatctgtaaaatgaggattttgtGCTCCTACCTCACAGGggtgttgtgaggaaagtgctttgtaaatcttaaagcacaggAACCTGAGTGGTTGTTTTTACATGTGGGAAGGATGGGGACAGAAGAGAGTACCTTGGTATACAGGCCCAGAAATGTTCCTTGTGTTTGACTAGAGGGTTGGCTGGTGTTTAGGGTCTCTAGGGCTGAAGAGAGAGGAgggttgtgttttttgttttttgctgtgaGAGGACACTGGTAGTTTATaagtaagaggggaaaaggaaaggggggagtTGTGTGTGCttaaggggtgggggggaagggatagGGGTACACAGGGAAAGGGGTGGACAGCTTGTCTTGGGTGTGGAACAGTGAGGGGAGATGAAATTTTCACAAGTAGGGAAGAGGGTATTGTGTATGAAGGGATAGTTGGGATCAGGGAACTGAAATGGTGGGGGGAGATGGAAGGAGGATGAATAAAAGGGGAAGAGGGGGTTGAGTGTGTAGGGGTGAAGGCAGGCGGGGAATGGGGAGGAAGTGAATGCGGGGAGGGGAGGAGCTGTTACATGGGATGGGAAAGGTTTGGTATGGGGGCTGCCATATGGGAAAGGATGAGAGATATGTGGGATGGAGGGTTCTGTATAGGGGAGAAGTGTTTTATGGGAAGGggtaggaagaggagagggaaagggtaTCATGTGCAAAAAGGGAGGAGATATCACGTGTGTGTTTGGAGAGCTCGGGGAGAGTGGCCAACCTGAGACACCCCATTGCTCCTCTCGTTCCTTCTGCAATCAATCCATGATCATGACAGGATGTCACGGGACTCCTAGGAAGTTCTCCTCCCCATGCCCTCAAGGACCCCCCCAATAGAGACCTGAGCCAGGAATAGGGAAGGGTGCATATGAAAGGAAAAGGTGGGAAAAGACCGACACCATTTTGGCTGAGGAGCTACTCGGGGCCAACAGGGCCTGGCTTATATAACTGGTACTCTGGTACCCCAGGGTCTTGGGGGGAGCAGTCCAAGAAAGCAAGAAGCAGGTGACCAGGGCCCGGCATGGGAGAACCACACATATACTCCAAAGGATGGGGAGCCCTTCCTGGGAGAGGGTGTCCTTGGGGCCCTAAGAAGAGTATTCTCAAATCTGAGGAGGCAAGAAAGATCTCTCTAGGATCTTTGAGGACCCAAGAAGGGTATCTTACAGTAGACAGGATCCTAAGGTCTTTTAGGTATGTTACTCTAGGTCCTTGATGCTTGGAGTAAGCTGTCCTGCAATGGAGGGTCTTTGAGACTCCCGGAAAAGTCCCTGAGGTCTTTGGGATTCTTGGAAGGGCATCCTGAGATTTTTAGGGCTTACGGGAAGCTAGAATAGGAGTTTTTGAGGTTTTTgaggctctaagagagaatatcctGGATCTTTGGGCTCCTGGGGAAGATATGGTGGGATTTAGGGGGCTCCTGAGGAATAAATAGCAAGGTTTGGGGCAGGCTATTCTGAGAGTCTTTGCCTAGGGGCAAGTTATTGTCAGGTTTTAGCTAAGCTTCTTTGCTGGGTTATTGGAGGACTCCTGGGGTCTGACGCTGGTAGAGATGGGCCAGCCAGGGCCCAGAATGGCCTCCGCTTTTATAAACTTGCCGTGGGGACCCCTCTTTTCAAGCGTTGTGATAGAAAGCAGAAATCAAACATCATCTTCCCAACAAAGAAATTTAAGAGAGGAGGAGTTTATGTGAACCTGAACAAAAAGGGCTCTTCTACAGCCTAGGTTTCAACCCTTTCCGCCCCCATCCACGCTGTTCTCCCTCTCACTAGACATCTTGAAGAGTTTAGAATGGCTTAATtcaaaaatacatgtaaaaaaaaatgtccacCTGGGACCAGGGTCCCCAGAGAGATGCCGGGTCAGTGGTTGTCAGGAGTACAAAATCGTAGGTGATGTACAGGTGAGGTCaggggaaaagaacaaaaaagagctCTGCAGGGTCAGGGAGGCTGGGGCAACTCAGCAGTTACTGCCGGGCCTAGAAgggtgaggaagagaggaaagaaagattagattttcTAGTTTCTGAgctcatcatttcatttttccttctctgtttttacATCTACATTCATTTCCTCCCCATTCCAGATAAAGCCTGCTAAACTGGAAGCATTTTCCCTACCTGGTGGGATTTCTACTGGCCTGGGGCTGCAGAGAAGGACAAGGGGGTGGAGGATAGGGGAGCAGGTCACCCACAGGCCAACCCCACCCTGCTTCCTTCCAGTTTCTTCAGACAATCACCTCCCCCACATACACACCCAAATCAGAGATTTTGAAATTTGGAAGGGACCCAAGCGTTCCTTTGTTGCAACCCATCCCCAAAAGGCATCTTTGTTCTGAGCTTCCAGCCCATTGGCCTCCATTAAAAACCACTAAGGGTTAAGGCATTAGGAATTCTGGGATCCCTTCCATGCAGAGGGAATTTAAGAGGATGGGTCTGGGGGGGACAGAAAGGGGTCCTTCTCCCAGCTACCAGGATTTGGGTTCCTAACAGGGCCACGGACTCTGGGGCAGAACGGGTCAGAGGACTGGCGCTCCATCTTACTTGTGTTTCTGGCCGAATTTGCATTTGCATCTGCCACCTGCATGAGCAAGAAGAACGGAAGAAGGTGAAGGGACTTCGCCCAGGGAAAGCTCACTGCCCCCTTGGTTTCCCAGCTCCTCACTCCTCGTTAATTCCCCAGACTCACTCATGACAACGATGATACCGGCAGCGCACAGGATGCCAGCGCAGATCAAGCCCCCCACACGTAGACTGTGATAGTCTGTGGGAGAGAGGCGTGATGGATTGGTTTCTGCCCTTGGCAAGTCTGGCCacctcttccccttcttcaaaGGCCAGCTCACCTTCTCCAAGAAGCCATCTTTGATTAAAAAGCTCAGGAAGGGCTCAGATGGCAACATCTACCTTGCTGTTTCATGACAGGTTGATTTGGAGGTATTCTCTCTCTGGGCCCTGTCTCGCCATCCTTCCTCAGCCCACCGCCATATTCTCTCTTTTACCACCCTCTCCAGAGGGCATTGTCCCAAGCAGCTTCCACCCCCTTCACCCCAGGACCCTGGGGAGGAAAAACCAAGGAAGCTCTTACCATAATAGAAAGGGCTGTCCTTATctgaaggaaaaaagacagaaaatgggGTCAGGAGGGAGGCTACCTGCAACCCCAAAGaagttggggaggggggtaagCAATTGGGGGTAACTCACCAAATGGGTCATTAGCTTCCAGGACAGGCAGAGCTGTgtgacacaaagagaaagagaaagcagagagagagtGGGTTTCTGAAGGCAATCAGAGACAGGGGAGCTCTTGCATTTCGTTTAGTGGGTAGCTCTGGGCACAGGAGGATACCTGCCTGCTGTATCCTTCCAAAGGGGTGATGTCAGCTTGCCAGTAGTGTTAGGTATGGAGGGTGACACAGTTGTGCCTCAGAATGGGGGGCTCACTCAAACTGGCAGTATGGGCAACGGTGTTTTATTCGTTCATTCTCCTCCTCAAGAtaaggaggagagggggaaatgaGCCCTCTCCATCCAGTTTGAGTGGACGCCATTCATCGCTACTCTTACCCATAAGGTCCATGTGACTGCCCCCAGCACTTCAGCACCTGTCACTCAGCATCTCTTCTCTCCTGGACTTTGGATTTCCCAATCTCATTCCAGTTGCTGCTGTTCATTCCAGCATCTTAGAAGCCCTTCctcaataatattaaatatatctgaTTTTGGTGGGGGGGGGCAGTGTTTTAGCcatgttttttactttttctgggAACAAAGACTCCCAGGGGTCATTTCAGCCACCTTTTTGACTTTTTCTGGGAACAAAGACTCCCAGGAGTCATTTCAGCCACCTTTTTGTCCTTCTCTAGGTACAGAGACTTCCAGTCTTTGTATCTGGCATCTTTCTCAAAGCACAAAACTCTTCCATCTACCTCCTACTAGAAAAGTGACTGCCTTCTCTAAATGGTTTGTGGAGTGCTCCCCAGCTTGGGTTGAGGGAAATGCTAGAGGATCATGGGTGATAGCTTTGGGTTCTCATGTGTGATAGCTTTGGGTTCATGTGAAGGAGAAGTCTatagaaagaaacagattttCAGTCTCTGAAACTGGTACTCACCCGCCATCAGGAGTAGAATGcccaccattatcccttgcatctTGGAGTTCAGTGGGTTGGACCCTGTTGAGAGGAATCTTAATGGAACatgtccctctccttctctccttctctccctctccctcccccacctcccacaCAGAACCTCAAACATATGTACACAGGGGCACAAAAAGGCAGGAAAGTCTTTCTGTTGAGCCCAGGGTAGGATGATAAGAAGGGAGAGAACAGATAAAGGGGAGAATGAATGGCGCAGATAAGGGAGCTGGGGGAGGGCAGATGCTGACCAAGTCTCTCCAACAGAGAAATAGGAGAGTGGGGTTTTGTCTGCTGGAGCGATGGCGAATGGGGTAGCCGTGGGGGAGTATGAGATAGGTTTGGGTGGGGGCACTTGAAAGGGAGGAGTCCGGGGCCAGGTGGCAACATGCCCCTTTTCTGAACGGGCTGAGGTTGCCTTCCCAGCCTGTCTCTCCCACAGACAACTTGGAGCCTTAACAGCCCATCCCTTCCACGGGCCACGGGCCAGAGCCTGGGGCTGTCCGGGCACATCTGTCTGTTctagggggagaggaaggaggtcATGGTCGTGGGCGGTAGAGCAGAGAGGACAGCTGAACCCCAGGGGGTTGAACTTACCGTCAGAGCTGAGAAGGAGCAACTCTAACTCGAGGGaattttgtggattctgccaacCTCCCTACAGCTCTCTGATTTCTGGGCCCTTGGAATCTTGCATTTTCCTCCTCTCTGGGCCATTTCTTATTCTATCCAAAGAGGCAGGACCCCCCTGCCTTTGGGAAATATTCCCATGGTCTCTTTCTGAAATTAGTACCGGTGTGGGGTATTTCTCCCATCCTTTCCCCCTCTTATGATGGTGTCAGCCCTGATCCCAGAGGCAGAAAGGCAATATTCTATTACTGTTGACTTTTGGGATCTCTGTGTTACTGCCAATGCTTCACGCCTCATTTGTGCTACCTCCCTGGGCTGTGGCCATTAAACCGTGATCAGTCCCCGAGGCTCCCTGGTACTGCCGGCGCCCTTTACTTTGAGATACGCTGTAGCCCCCGCTCCTGTTCCAGGTGATTATGAACAACATCCTCCACTTCATGCATTGCTGCGGAGTGCCGTGTTATTCCCCCCCTCACTTCCTGTTATTCCAAGGTACTCCAATAACCCTGGTCATTGCCCTGCCTCCCCTGTTATTTCACATTATTATGACACACTTCATTACTTTTTGTTAATGATGCGATTTCCTTGTGACTTTGATAAGCTACCCTGCCCTTAATCATGTTATTACTGCATTCCTTCCTGGCCTTTATACCTGATCCCGGTTTGTGATTTAAGATCGCGGGGACCAGCGGACGTCTCAGTATCTAAATCTCAGAGGAGGTCTCCTCCATTTAGTGAGCACATCGGTGCCCTTTCATTCTAACCATCCCGAGCTTTTCTTTGCCCTTCTAACAGACTGAGA
Proteins encoded in this region:
- the FXYD3 gene encoding FXYD domain-containing ion transport regulator 3; translation: MQGIMVGILLLMAALPVLEANDPFDKDSPFYYDYHSLRVGGLICAGILCAAGIIVVMSGRCKCKFGQKHKPGSNC